A section of the Methanofollis sp. UBA420 genome encodes:
- a CDS encoding serine/threonine-protein kinase: protein MRRWIITCVLLLVLCAAPALAAHDTSGKGQHGPGGNNSAPDDRGPATAPGQVKEERTPLPDPTPDVVPETAPPTQSPTSVPETTPSPLPTSLPPAPAEESPTSVETTPMYAYLQAATGEGRGPPETREEGFDPLLAAAAGAGAAAVGAYLLYRIRKRKPDTDSDRTVLVAPDAFAVPGFPPALMEKYGDVSPVGTGGTAQVYAAVRRTDGERVAVKVPLRADEATGRCFLKEISLWKELVHPNIVRVWSVNILPVPYVEMEYLEGSLADLTKPLSSVEACRIASGIAEGLACAHAHGIVHRDLKPGNILLAADGTPKIADWGLGRLIGDGDETAAPGFSLRYAAPEQLAPGRYGPAGARTDLYQLGVVLYELLTGRLPYDGDGPGEYSAVVLEGAPVPPSKVDLALARFDALLLRCLEKDPEKRISSAGEFLAALGAVEC, encoded by the coding sequence ATGCGGCGGTGGATCATAACCTGCGTTCTTCTTCTCGTCCTCTGTGCCGCCCCGGCGCTGGCGGCCCATGACACGTCGGGGAAGGGGCAGCATGGTCCTGGCGGAAACAACAGCGCCCCCGACGACCGCGGCCCGGCGACGGCACCTGGCCAGGTGAAGGAGGAGAGGACGCCCTTGCCTGATCCCACCCCTGATGTCGTCCCCGAAACGGCGCCGCCCACTCAGTCCCCGACCTCTGTGCCCGAGACGACGCCGTCGCCCCTGCCGACCTCTCTCCCTCCTGCCCCTGCTGAAGAGAGCCCGACGTCTGTGGAGACTACGCCGATGTATGCGTACCTGCAGGCGGCGACCGGAGAGGGGAGAGGCCCGCCTGAGACGCGGGAAGAAGGCTTCGACCCCCTCTTGGCCGCGGCGGCAGGTGCCGGTGCGGCGGCGGTCGGGGCGTACCTCCTCTACCGCATCAGGAAAAGAAAACCCGACACCGACAGCGACCGCACCGTCCTCGTTGCCCCGGACGCCTTCGCTGTCCCGGGTTTCCCCCCTGCGCTCATGGAAAAGTACGGCGACGTCTCCCCTGTCGGCACAGGCGGGACGGCGCAGGTCTATGCGGCAGTCAGGCGCACCGACGGGGAGAGGGTCGCCGTCAAGGTTCCCCTCAGGGCCGACGAGGCGACGGGACGGTGCTTCCTCAAGGAGATCAGCCTCTGGAAGGAACTGGTCCACCCGAATATCGTCCGCGTCTGGTCGGTGAACATCCTCCCCGTGCCGTACGTGGAGATGGAATATCTCGAAGGCTCCCTTGCCGACCTCACAAAACCCCTCTCGTCGGTGGAGGCCTGCCGCATCGCGTCCGGCATCGCAGAGGGCCTTGCGTGTGCCCATGCCCACGGCATTGTCCACCGCGACCTCAAGCCCGGCAATATCCTCCTTGCCGCGGACGGCACGCCGAAGATCGCCGACTGGGGGCTCGGCAGGCTGATCGGCGACGGCGACGAGACCGCGGCACCGGGCTTCTCCCTCAGGTATGCCGCCCCCGAACAACTCGCCCCGGGGCGGTACGGCCCTGCCGGTGCACGGACAGATCTCTACCAGCTCGGTGTCGTCCTCTACGAACTCCTGACAGGCAGGCTCCCGTACGATGGCGACGGGCCGGGCGAGTACTCGGCCGTCGTCCTGGAGGGGGCGCCTGTCCCCCCCTCGAAGGTCGACCTGGCCCTTGCGCGTTTCGACGCCCTCCTCCTCCGGTGCCTTGAAAAAGACCCGGAAAAGAGGATATCGTCGGCCGGGGAGTTCCTCGCCGCGCTCGGTGCGGTGGAATGCTGA
- a CDS encoding PAS domain S-box protein has protein sequence MPGSIADRTNDAIAIRELLRKHPKGLSITEIAGALGLHRNTAAKHLDMLVQKGEADIRKVGTAKTCFLARRMPVAALLHFSLHPAVVVDGRDEVVMVSQSALDLLECPLEVLYGEKVQDLPYSLFTTPEFLERCRQAVQGTQALFPAATVIRGRRRHLRVHLVPVVFDTGKDGCAIVLIDETACREATGALEASRQQYEALTADLPGFVLHTRPDLTLEFVNESFCRYAGRTREQLIGFRFLPLLPPGDRERMKAALISLTPERPTTALEVRSVRTDGTLGWERWQVRGIFGNGGRARGYHLAGTDITELQQCREQLEQYHENMERLIAGRTTGIQEANRTLLKVLAEKEEIERELLFTTFAFDHASDSIILFDRDGRIYKANETACGLLGYGQDEILAVTIFGLNPSITARQWEEMWARAEPGKRERVVSVHRRKDGTVFKVEVSRTFVRFAGRMYFCSIAREVGGAERSKK, from the coding sequence ATGCCGGGCAGCATAGCAGACAGGACAAATGACGCGATCGCGATCAGGGAACTCCTCAGGAAACACCCGAAGGGGCTCTCCATCACCGAGATCGCGGGGGCCCTCGGCCTCCACAGGAACACGGCCGCAAAGCACCTGGACATGCTCGTCCAGAAGGGGGAGGCAGACATCAGGAAGGTCGGGACCGCGAAGACCTGCTTCCTCGCGCGGAGGATGCCAGTCGCCGCCCTCCTCCACTTCTCCCTCCACCCGGCGGTCGTCGTCGACGGGCGGGACGAGGTGGTGATGGTGAGTCAGAGCGCCCTCGACCTCCTCGAATGCCCGCTGGAAGTGCTGTACGGCGAGAAGGTTCAGGACCTCCCCTATTCTCTCTTCACGACCCCCGAGTTCCTTGAACGGTGCCGTCAGGCCGTGCAGGGGACGCAGGCGCTTTTTCCGGCCGCGACCGTGATCCGCGGGAGACGGCGCCACCTCCGCGTCCACCTCGTCCCGGTGGTCTTCGACACCGGGAAGGACGGGTGCGCCATCGTGCTCATCGACGAGACCGCGTGCAGGGAGGCGACAGGGGCGCTGGAGGCCTCGCGGCAGCAGTACGAGGCGCTCACCGCGGACCTACCCGGCTTTGTCCTCCATACCAGACCCGACCTCACCCTCGAATTCGTCAACGAGTCATTCTGCAGGTACGCGGGCCGGACACGAGAGCAGTTGATAGGTTTCCGTTTCCTCCCCCTCCTCCCGCCCGGCGACAGAGAGCGCATGAAGGCAGCGCTCATCTCTCTCACCCCGGAGAGACCGACCACGGCGCTGGAGGTCAGATCGGTGAGGACAGACGGCACCCTCGGCTGGGAGAGGTGGCAGGTCAGGGGTATCTTCGGGAATGGGGGGAGGGCCCGGGGCTACCACCTGGCAGGCACCGACATCACCGAACTGCAACAGTGCAGGGAGCAGCTGGAGCAGTACCATGAGAACATGGAACGCCTCATCGCCGGGCGGACCACCGGGATCCAGGAGGCGAACAGGACGCTCCTGAAGGTGCTCGCGGAGAAGGAGGAGATCGAGCGCGAGCTCCTCTTCACCACCTTCGCCTTCGACCACGCCTCCGACTCGATCATCCTCTTCGACCGGGACGGCAGGATCTACAAGGCAAACGAGACGGCATGCGGCCTCCTCGGCTACGGTCAGGACGAGATCCTCGCGGTCACCATCTTCGGCCTCAACCCCTCGATCACCGCACGGCAGTGGGAAGAGATGTGGGCACGGGCCGAGCCCGGGAAGAGGGAGAGAGTCGTCTCGGTCCACAGGAGAAAGGACGGCACCGTCTTCAAGGTCGAGGTCTCCCGGACCTTCGTGCGCTTTGCCGGGAGGATGTACTTTTGCTCCATCGCCCGCGAGGTCGGGGGCGCGGAGAGGTCGAAAAAATAG
- a CDS encoding FHA domain-containing protein: MLSSYSLMTDGDRTLVSGADQDFLEELSDYLDVLGNPTRLRILKIIEHTPRDVREISRAIGTSYENTKKHLDKLLLAGLVKKEAGFSGETATGVHPVWKYSLVPGGLETVIQNLGIFGNLGIAADAQGVSLRLREMKDRVSAAFSGGTPAVLVVGGPDDGRAFPLTGTRCAVGREDPEAAPLQGCAVPLSAAYAAVTRVTRPHCLLTLSGGVWHVEDCGSTGGTAVNAVPLRRHERRPLSDGDLIDLSRGPQGARLLFTIPLPADGQDRPS; encoded by the coding sequence ATGCTGTCCTCATACTCCCTGATGACCGACGGCGATCGCACCCTCGTCTCAGGCGCCGACCAGGACTTTCTGGAGGAGCTCTCCGACTATCTGGACGTCCTCGGGAACCCGACGCGCCTGCGGATCCTGAAGATCATCGAGCACACGCCGCGGGATGTGCGGGAGATCTCCCGGGCGATAGGGACAAGCTACGAGAACACGAAAAAGCACCTGGACAAACTCCTCCTTGCCGGTCTCGTGAAGAAGGAGGCGGGTTTCTCGGGGGAGACCGCGACCGGCGTCCATCCTGTCTGGAAGTACTCCCTGGTGCCGGGAGGCCTGGAGACGGTCATCCAGAACCTCGGGATCTTCGGGAATCTCGGGATCGCGGCCGACGCCCAGGGGGTATCCCTCCGCCTGAGGGAGATGAAGGACCGTGTCTCGGCGGCCTTCTCCGGCGGCACGCCTGCCGTCCTTGTCGTCGGCGGCCCCGACGACGGCCGGGCCTTTCCTCTCACCGGCACGCGCTGTGCCGTCGGCCGAGAGGATCCGGAGGCCGCCCCCCTGCAGGGGTGTGCGGTCCCCCTCTCCGCGGCATATGCCGCGGTCACCCGGGTCACCCGCCCCCACTGCCTGCTGACCCTCTCCGGCGGCGTCTGGCATGTGGAGGACTGCGGGAGCACGGGCGGAACGGCGGTGAATGCCGTTCCTCTCCGGCGGCACGAGCGCCGCCCGCTCTCCGACGGCGACCTCATCGACCTGTCCCGGGGGCCGCAGGGGGCACGCCTCCTCTTCACCATCCCCCTCCCTGCCGATGGTCAGGATCGCCCGTCTTAA
- the acs gene encoding acetate--CoA ligase has protein sequence MAETFDVKLAGKVYMPDPAYRERSWFGDWETAYKRYLDDPEGFWAGIAGELEWFAPWQTVREWDNPYARWFTGAKLNVTHNCLDRHAASERRNKVALIWRGEDDENERILTYRQLHREVMRFANALKGLGVGKGDTVCIYMPLVPEQVVAMLACARIGAVHSIVYGGFGASALNTRIRDAQAKIVITADVGFRRGKRVPLKTIVDEAVVNAPSVEKIVVLRRTKPEIELFSEMEVDFEEIMAAAAPYCEPEVMDAEDPLFILHTSGTTGTPKGIVHTSAGYMVGAYYTTKYVFDLKENDVYWCTADPGWITGHSYIVYGPLAAGATVLLTETTPDFPDPGIWWRIVEDFGVTVFYTAPTVIRMFMRFGEEWPARSNLDTLRVLGSVGEPLNPEAFEWFYHNVGKDRCPIVDTWWQTETGMHMVTTLVGEPMKPGFAGRPVPGVMADVVDREGNPVPPGIGGLLVIREPWPSMMRTVHNNDERYRKYWTTVDSLYTAGDLAVKDEDGYIMVLGRADDIIIVAGHNIGTAEVESALVSHEAVAEAAVIGVPDAVKGQAVKAFVILRQGYRPTEKLKGDLTYHVRMSLGPIAMPAAIEFVDSLPKTRSGKIMRRVLKAKEMGIDPGDISTLED, from the coding sequence ATGGCAGAGACATTTGACGTGAAACTTGCCGGCAAGGTCTACATGCCCGACCCCGCGTACCGGGAGCGCTCCTGGTTTGGGGACTGGGAGACGGCGTACAAACGCTATCTCGACGACCCCGAGGGCTTCTGGGCAGGGATAGCCGGGGAACTGGAGTGGTTCGCCCCCTGGCAGACGGTGCGGGAGTGGGACAACCCCTATGCCCGCTGGTTCACGGGTGCGAAACTGAACGTCACCCACAACTGTCTCGACCGCCACGCCGCCAGCGAACGGCGGAACAAGGTTGCCCTGATCTGGCGGGGCGAGGACGACGAGAACGAGCGTATTCTCACCTACCGCCAGCTCCACCGCGAGGTGATGCGCTTTGCGAACGCCTTGAAGGGCCTTGGCGTCGGGAAGGGGGACACGGTCTGCATCTACATGCCCCTTGTCCCCGAGCAGGTCGTCGCCATGCTCGCCTGCGCCCGTATCGGGGCGGTGCACAGCATCGTCTACGGCGGTTTCGGGGCCTCGGCCCTCAACACCCGTATCCGCGACGCACAGGCGAAGATTGTCATCACCGCCGACGTCGGCTTCAGGCGGGGCAAGAGGGTGCCCTTAAAGACCATCGTCGACGAGGCGGTCGTGAACGCCCCCTCTGTCGAGAAGATCGTCGTCCTGCGGCGGACAAAACCCGAGATCGAACTCTTCTCCGAGATGGAGGTGGACTTCGAAGAGATCATGGCGGCAGCCGCACCGTACTGCGAGCCCGAAGTGATGGACGCCGAGGACCCGCTCTTCATCCTGCACACGAGCGGGACGACAGGCACACCGAAGGGGATCGTCCACACCTCTGCCGGCTACATGGTCGGCGCCTACTACACGACGAAGTACGTCTTCGACCTCAAGGAGAATGACGTCTACTGGTGCACCGCCGATCCCGGCTGGATCACCGGCCACTCATACATCGTCTACGGTCCTCTTGCCGCCGGCGCCACCGTTCTCCTCACCGAGACGACGCCCGACTTCCCTGACCCGGGCATCTGGTGGCGGATCGTCGAGGACTTTGGCGTGACTGTCTTCTACACCGCCCCGACGGTGATCAGGATGTTCATGCGGTTTGGCGAGGAGTGGCCGGCCAGGTCCAACCTCGACACCCTCCGCGTCCTCGGCTCTGTCGGCGAACCCCTGAACCCCGAAGCCTTCGAGTGGTTCTACCACAATGTCGGGAAGGACCGCTGCCCGATCGTGGACACCTGGTGGCAGACCGAGACAGGGATGCACATGGTCACGACGCTCGTCGGCGAACCGATGAAGCCAGGTTTTGCCGGCCGTCCTGTCCCGGGCGTGATGGCCGACGTCGTCGACAGGGAGGGCAACCCTGTCCCCCCCGGCATCGGCGGCCTCCTTGTGATCAGGGAGCCCTGGCCCTCGATGATGCGGACGGTCCACAACAACGACGAGCGCTACCGGAAGTACTGGACGACCGTCGACTCCCTGTACACCGCCGGCGATCTGGCGGTGAAGGACGAGGACGGCTATATCATGGTCCTCGGCCGGGCCGACGACATCATCATCGTCGCCGGACACAATATCGGCACCGCGGAGGTGGAGTCGGCCCTTGTCTCCCACGAGGCGGTCGCCGAGGCGGCGGTGATCGGCGTCCCGGACGCCGTCAAAGGGCAGGCGGTCAAGGCGTTCGTCATCCTGAGGCAGGGCTACAGGCCGACTGAGAAACTGAAGGGCGACCTCACGTACCATGTGCGGATGAGCCTCGGCCCGATCGCGATGCCGGCCGCGATCGAGTTCGTCGACTCCCTCCCGAAGACCCGGAGCGGCAAGATCATGCGACGCGTCCTGAAGGCGAAGGAGATGGGTATCGACCCGGGAGACATCTCGACACTGGAGGACTGA
- a CDS encoding TrmB family transcriptional regulator, with translation MTDEIVLQLRTLGLNEYEARVYSTLVGLQRATAREIHEASKVPRGRIYEVLHDLAQRGFVGVEDGSPARYHAVDPDEVIDHIRDEYLASLEQTRTALKSISSAVPLPPSPFYMLRSDWAIENQIQSVFRKAKERMVLICQDPSFLRKNLKALKALQKRIDLYVLVGDREMFSRIDLPLVEGDGIVADLLAWQTTPPGVYTRQECSILVDNGEILTIGFSGAERFAVIGSETPFLRYFLLSLIEHMKR, from the coding sequence ATGACAGACGAGATCGTCCTGCAACTCCGCACCCTTGGACTCAATGAATACGAGGCGAGGGTCTACTCAACCCTTGTCGGCCTCCAGAGGGCGACTGCACGGGAGATCCATGAGGCAAGCAAGGTGCCTCGGGGCAGGATATACGAGGTTCTTCACGACCTGGCACAGCGCGGTTTTGTCGGGGTGGAAGACGGATCGCCTGCCCGTTACCATGCCGTCGACCCCGACGAGGTGATCGACCACATCAGGGACGAGTACCTTGCCTCCCTGGAACAGACGAGGACAGCCCTCAAAAGTATCTCATCGGCCGTCCCTCTCCCGCCGTCGCCCTTCTACATGCTCAGGAGCGACTGGGCGATCGAGAACCAGATCCAGTCTGTCTTCAGGAAAGCGAAGGAGCGCATGGTCCTCATCTGCCAGGACCCCTCCTTTCTCAGGAAGAACCTGAAGGCTCTGAAGGCCCTTCAGAAGAGGATCGATCTCTATGTCCTTGTGGGGGATAGAGAGATGTTCTCCAGGATCGACCTCCCGCTCGTCGAGGGCGATGGGATCGTGGCGGATCTCCTGGCCTGGCAGACCACCCCTCCCGGCGTTTACACGCGGCAGGAGTGTTCAATCCTGGTCGACAACGGCGAAATTCTCACTATCGGCTTCTCGGGCGCCGAAAGGTTTGCGGTGATCGGTTCAGAGACCCCCTTCCTGAGATACTTCCTCCTCTCCCTGATCGAGCATATGAAGAGGTGA
- a CDS encoding hydrophobe/amphiphile efflux-3 (HAE3) family transporter: MRSPYDLLAEAITTRPFAVMAVVAAVFMLAFLGLSMVTMATGDDTYIDKTTPRGAMLAHYKDTYGSDAIMLIFESDDVTDPDVLAYIGSVEDDIRNEQYVDSVAGVPDLMKEANNGTMPNSRAEVNAVIEKAPPGTLDRYLPSMMMTIVGITIQPGVASTVQEQVLDNVRASIAVSEPPAGVSVTVSGSPAFSQEMGQEMGQSMGILIMAAMLLMVLAVTFLFSHVRYRLLPVAIVAGGLILTFGFMGLVGIPISMTVIGAFPVLIGIGIDYAIQFHSRFDEEVQHATIADAVRATVTRSGPSVLIAMVATSLGFIAMFVAPVPMVADFGIVCTIGVASCYLAALVIVPLFGMVVKYRAKTPAGKLDNVEACELDWKGCEKEPAHEEGSRGSLIERYNHLLGKIALGIAKNPVPILLVFCLVAAIGIQMDNEVPINADEETFVPQDMPALQDMKKVTRTMGATDTVPVVVTGDNVLDMETLQWIQGFGEYELRTNEKITGVTSIATLLARYNGGVLPETESEVQNVLAAIPTDTKDRYLNGRMETVMEFSTTDMELDVARTMIMNVEKDVEWNEAPPGIHVRVTGGTEMFASLMDDIATSKTLMVLAGFGLILLFLLLVYRRVNAVTPLIPIVMIVGWNGAIMYLLGLDYTPMTATLGSMTIGVASEYTILIMERCEEELARGLDIYEAIQTSVQKIGTAVTVSGMTTVFGFSALTLSAFNIISNFGIVTVITVGFSLMGAILVMPAVLSLMYRLTHRRPVEGAPAAPAA; this comes from the coding sequence ATGAGATCACCCTACGACCTCCTTGCAGAGGCCATCACCACACGTCCGTTCGCTGTCATGGCAGTCGTCGCGGCTGTGTTCATGCTCGCCTTCCTCGGCCTCTCGATGGTGACTATGGCGACAGGCGACGACACGTACATCGACAAGACCACGCCCCGAGGGGCGATGCTCGCCCACTACAAGGACACCTATGGCTCAGACGCCATCATGCTCATCTTCGAGAGCGACGACGTCACCGATCCCGACGTCCTCGCCTATATCGGGAGCGTCGAGGACGACATCAGGAACGAGCAGTACGTCGATTCAGTCGCCGGCGTGCCCGACCTGATGAAAGAGGCGAACAACGGGACCATGCCCAACTCACGGGCCGAAGTGAACGCCGTCATTGAGAAAGCTCCGCCCGGAACCCTCGACCGCTACCTCCCCTCGATGATGATGACCATCGTCGGCATCACCATTCAACCGGGCGTCGCATCGACCGTGCAGGAACAGGTGCTGGACAATGTCAGGGCGTCGATCGCCGTCTCAGAACCGCCTGCAGGTGTCTCGGTGACGGTATCCGGAAGCCCGGCCTTCTCACAGGAGATGGGACAGGAGATGGGCCAGTCGATGGGCATCCTGATCATGGCCGCGATGCTTCTGATGGTTCTTGCCGTCACGTTCCTCTTCTCCCATGTCAGGTACCGCCTTCTGCCTGTCGCAATCGTGGCCGGCGGCCTGATCCTGACCTTCGGGTTCATGGGGCTTGTCGGCATCCCGATCTCCATGACCGTGATCGGGGCCTTCCCGGTGCTCATCGGGATCGGGATCGACTATGCGATCCAGTTCCACTCACGCTTCGACGAGGAGGTGCAGCATGCGACCATCGCCGACGCGGTGAGGGCCACCGTGACCAGGTCGGGCCCGTCCGTCCTCATCGCCATGGTGGCGACTTCACTCGGCTTTATCGCCATGTTCGTCGCGCCGGTCCCGATGGTCGCCGATTTCGGCATCGTCTGCACGATCGGCGTCGCCTCCTGCTATCTTGCCGCCCTCGTCATCGTCCCGCTCTTCGGGATGGTCGTGAAGTACAGGGCAAAGACGCCTGCCGGGAAACTCGACAACGTGGAGGCCTGCGAACTCGACTGGAAGGGCTGTGAGAAGGAGCCCGCACATGAAGAAGGCTCTCGCGGCTCCCTGATCGAGCGGTACAACCATCTTCTCGGGAAGATCGCCCTCGGGATCGCGAAGAACCCGGTCCCGATCCTCCTCGTCTTCTGCCTGGTCGCGGCCATCGGCATCCAGATGGACAATGAGGTTCCGATCAATGCCGACGAGGAGACCTTTGTCCCGCAGGACATGCCGGCCCTTCAGGACATGAAGAAGGTGACGCGGACGATGGGGGCGACAGACACGGTCCCGGTCGTCGTGACCGGCGACAATGTTCTGGACATGGAGACTCTTCAATGGATACAGGGCTTCGGGGAGTACGAACTGCGGACGAACGAGAAGATCACCGGCGTCACGAGCATCGCCACCCTCCTTGCCCGGTACAACGGCGGCGTCCTGCCGGAGACGGAAAGCGAGGTCCAGAACGTGCTCGCCGCCATCCCGACCGATACAAAGGACAGGTATCTCAACGGCAGGATGGAGACGGTGATGGAGTTCTCCACCACAGACATGGAACTCGACGTTGCACGGACGATGATCATGAACGTGGAGAAGGACGTCGAGTGGAATGAGGCCCCGCCGGGAATCCATGTGCGGGTGACCGGCGGCACCGAGATGTTCGCCTCCCTGATGGACGACATCGCGACGTCGAAGACGCTGATGGTCCTTGCCGGGTTCGGGCTTATTCTCCTCTTCCTTCTCCTTGTGTACAGGCGGGTGAACGCCGTCACCCCGCTCATCCCGATCGTCATGATCGTCGGGTGGAACGGGGCGATCATGTACCTCCTCGGCCTCGACTACACGCCGATGACCGCAACCCTGGGGTCGATGACCATCGGTGTCGCCTCGGAGTACACGATCCTGATCATGGAGAGGTGCGAGGAGGAACTCGCACGGGGCCTCGACATCTACGAGGCGATCCAGACGAGCGTACAGAAGATCGGCACTGCGGTCACGGTCTCGGGCATGACCACGGTCTTCGGTTTCTCGGCGCTCACCCTCTCGGCCTTCAACATCATCTCAAACTTCGGGATCGTGACGGTGATCACCGTCGGTTTCTCCCTCATGGGGGCGATCCTGGTGATGCCGGCCGTGCTCTCCCTGATGTACCGCCTCACCCACCGCCGACCGGTAGAGGGCGCCCCGGCCGCACCGGCGGCATGA
- a CDS encoding NAD(P)/FAD-dependent oxidoreductase produces the protein MEDGPRGAILQRDRKTYAIVPRTPAGLVAPEDLENIVKVVRRYNIPVIKMTSGQRMALVGMQEEDIDNIWKELGMTVGEATAPCLHYVQTCPGTETCKYGVQDSLGLGLKLEGVNQDLNLPAKLKMGVSGCPRCCGESYVRDIGLIGTAKGWTVTFGGNSGGRPRIGDVVAKDLQVDEAVGMVRRLLEYYRDNGKPGERTPRFAERVGIETIRAAMLGLAPPQT, from the coding sequence ATGGAAGACGGACCAAGAGGCGCGATTCTCCAGCGTGACAGGAAGACCTATGCGATCGTCCCGAGGACGCCGGCCGGGCTCGTCGCCCCCGAGGACCTGGAGAACATCGTCAAGGTCGTGCGGCGGTATAATATCCCGGTCATCAAGATGACCTCGGGACAGCGGATGGCGCTCGTGGGGATGCAGGAGGAGGATATCGACAATATCTGGAAGGAACTCGGGATGACCGTCGGGGAGGCGACGGCGCCCTGTCTCCACTATGTCCAGACCTGCCCGGGGACCGAGACCTGCAAGTACGGCGTGCAGGACTCCCTCGGCCTCGGGCTGAAACTCGAGGGGGTGAACCAGGACCTGAACCTCCCCGCGAAACTGAAGATGGGGGTTTCAGGCTGCCCGCGCTGTTGCGGGGAGAGTTATGTGCGGGACATCGGGCTGATCGGGACTGCGAAGGGGTGGACCGTGACCTTCGGTGGGAATTCCGGAGGCCGCCCCAGGATCGGCGATGTGGTGGCAAAGGACCTCCAGGTCGATGAGGCCGTCGGCATGGTGAGGCGCCTTCTCGAATACTACCGCGACAACGGGAAACCCGGCGAAAGGACACCGCGGTTTGCCGAGAGGGTCGGTATCGAGACGATCCGTGCCGCCATGCTCGGCCTGGCGCCGCCCCAGACCTGA